Within the Vigna angularis cultivar LongXiaoDou No.4 chromosome 10, ASM1680809v1, whole genome shotgun sequence genome, the region ATATCTTTTGCATCTAGTTAGATGAATGATATTTGCAAATAAGAGTGTCACTTTTATACGCGTGTCTTATTTACTGCTATTTAGAGACATACACGCGTGGCAGGTATGCTTGGGGCGTTGTTGAACTCGCCTATTTATACGAGTAGCTCAGGGATGCGAGTCTGGTTTCCACGAGGCAGATGGGTGGATATTTGACTCTGTTACAGGTACACTTATAGCTTCCACATTTACTTCATGTACTTATTTCCATGTTCGAAGATggatgaaatttaattgaataattaattttttagagTTGGATATACGAGCATTTCCCTGGCATGGGAAGGAGGCGATTGATGTCTTCTTACGATAAGACCATACACGAGCATTTAATCTTTGTCATATCAACCAGTAATGACTGCTCACTCATATTTAACCTACCAGCATAAGGGTGACCAAGTAAAGTTTCAGCCAACTTATGGTTGTGATGTCCACACATCACCTTCAACACCCATTTGTCCCCATCTGAACATGATTTACCCTTTAATCTAAACGGACACTCACATTTACGAGTGTCGTATACATTAGGCACCACATCTACTTTGTATTTTCGATATTTTCCCCCTCTTTCACATCTAAGTATGACGAACGTTTTTCTTCCCCGTACACCAGTAGCTATGTCAGATCTTAGTATTACCACAACAAATCTTAAATCATAAGCCATCCCCTCTTACCCATTCAATTAAGTGCTCCCGTGAACAAAATAATTCATTTGTGGTAAATTTATTTGCCAAATCTCCCTTTACAACTTCATTGATAAATGAAGAGAAATCAGATATGAAACTAGAATCAATTTGAGAATCCATATGAAGATATTCATCCATGTTAACAATAATCACCTATAAAATTATAGTGAGTctcattaacataattaataattattcaaacaaatataaaagggttaaatatgtttttagccCCTCAACTATCGGCGATTTTATTTTTCGttcctctttcaaactttggtacactttgatccttgtccttaagaaaactataatttttcgtcctccaaaactaatGCCGTTAAAATTACACTGAGTTGGCTAACgatgtctttttctttttctgacaCAAAGTCCATTTTTCCTGCTTCTCTCCCTCcgtctccttccttgcatctTACGTTGAGCTTCTTCCACTCTTCTTGTTCCACTATCTCTTAACTCATCTGAGTAGTTGAGTTAGACTCTCTGTGAAAGCGTATGGTCTGTTCTATTCCACTCCACCACTCAcctcaaaattataaaatacaatgGAAAAAGGCGAAAAAGAAAGCAGAAGACCCACATAGTCACTGTTGAAGCAGAT harbors:
- the LOC108327672 gene encoding uncharacterized protein LOC108327672 — translated: MAYDLRFVVVILRSDIATGVRGRKTFVILRCERGGKYRKYKVDVVPNVYDTRKCECPFRLKGKSCSDGDKWVLKVMCGHHNHKLAETLLGHPYAGRLNMSEQSLLVDMTKIKCSCMVLS